In Oryza sativa Japonica Group chromosome 1, ASM3414082v1, the genomic stretch ATGCCGTCTCCGGCATCGGGGTGCTGTCCATGCCGTACGCGGTGTCGCAGGGCGGGTGGCTCAGCCTGCTGCTCTtcgtcctcgtcggcgccgtgTGCTACTACACCGGCACGCTCATCGAGCGCTGCATGCGCGCCGACGGCTCCATCGCCAGCTACCCGGACATCGGCCAGTACGCCTTCGGCGCCACCGGCAGGAGAGCCGTCGCATTCTTCATGTACGTCGAGCTCTACCTCGTCGCCATAAGCTTCCTCGTCCTCGAGGGCGACAATCTCGACAAGCTCTTCCCCGGCGCAACCATGGAGATTCTTGGCTACCAGCTCCACGGCAAGCAGCTATTCATtgtactcgccgccgccgtcatacTGCCCACTACCTGGCTCAAGAATCTTGGCATGCTCGCTTACGTGTCAGCGGCCGGGCTCATCGCCTCGGTGGCCTTGACGGCGTCACTGATCTGGGCCGGTGTCGCCGAGACCGGGTTCCACCGGAACAGCAACACGCTCAACCTCGCCGGAATCCCCACCTCCCTCGGTCTCTACTTCGTCTGCTTCACCGGCCACGCCGTCTTCCCGACGATATACTCCTCCATGAAGAACAGCAAACACTTCTCCAAAGTTCTCTTGATCTCGTCGGTGCTGTGCAGCCTCAACTACGGGCTCACGGCGGTGCTGGGCTACATGATCTACGGTGACGATGTGCAGTCGCAGGTGACGCTGAACCTGCCCTCCGGCAAGCTCTACACCAAGATCGCCATCGTGATGACGCTGGTGAACCCGTTGGCCAAGTACGCGCTGCTCGTGGCGCCGATCACGGCGGCCGTCGAGGAGAGGCTGTCTCTGACGCGGGGCAGCGCGCCGGCGAGGGTGGCCATCAGCACCGCCATCCTCGCCAgcacggtggtggtggcgtcgaCGGTGCCCTTCTTCGGCTACCTCATGTCATTCATCGGCTCGTTCCTCAGCGTCATGGCGACCGTGCTGTTCCCTTGCCTCTGCTACCTCAAGATCTACAAGGCCGATGGCATCCACCGCACGGAGATGGTGGCCATCGCCGGAATTCTGCTGCTAGGAGTGTTCGTCGCCGTCACCGGCACGTACACTTCTTTGCTGCAGATTATAGCCACTTTCTGAGGTGGTTGGTTGCTGTTGGTCTCTGATAGTAGACAGTAGTACTTACAGACAATAGTGTGACCACAGTGTCCTTAAAATAAAGGGCGCTTGAAAAAATTTTCGGAGTTAGTTTGTATCTAAGATAAAGCTGAATCAATAATATTGACTTAGGTGaaaaaattgtatatattattGGTGCCAACAATGTCAATGTTGTATTTAATAAATATCAGATATGAGACACTAATTtaggtttatttgtaaaaaaaaaaatgccaagTGACTAATTTGTTTAAGGAACAAATCCATAAGAGATGTTGTCGACAATGTCAAGGGACAAATTTGTTAAAGTAACAAAGCCATAAGGGGAGGATCcactaaaaaaaaaggaatggaCAGCGATACCTGTGTTTTGCTATTTGAATGACGGCCGATGCTTCCAAAATCCAAACCTACCCACCTAGGTACTACAGACCTGAAGCAACGAAGAACGAAGGTTTTTTCCTCTGCTATCGAGAGGTCTTTCGTTGCATgtcattcaaatatttatcaaaAATCTTAAAAGAACAACAATAAATTGAAATTCAACCTATTCAAGTtgaggaaaaataataaattaaaatctaatgttttgttatttttgttttaataACCTATATAGATTAAATTTGAAATTGCATA encodes the following:
- the LOC4325959 gene encoding amino acid transporter AVT1I — protein: MADQKVILAEPLLPGKEADFADDDDVEAQLTSYHTGASFSRTCLNLTNAVSGIGVLSMPYAVSQGGWLSLLLFVLVGAVCYYTGTLIERCMRADGSIASYPDIGQYAFGATGRRAVAFFMYVELYLVAISFLVLEGDNLDKLFPGATMEILGYQLHGKQLFIVLAAAVILPTTWLKNLGMLAYVSAAGLIASVALTASLIWAGVAETGFHRNSNTLNLAGIPTSLGLYFVCFTGHAVFPTIYSSMKNSKHFSKVLLISSVLCSLNYGLTAVLGYMIYGDDVQSQVTLNLPSGKLYTKIAIVMTLVNPLAKYALLVAPITAAVEERLSLTRGSAPARVAISTAILASTVVVASTVPFFGYLMSFIGSFLSVMATVLFPCLCYLKIYKADGIHRTEMVAIAGILLLGVFVAVTGTYTSLLQIIATF